The Kaistella daneshvariae genomic sequence CGAGATATTCGCCTACCGTTGTGGCAAACAGTAACCAAAAAATAGCAAAACCGAGAAAGTACAAAATGAGCTTTGCAAGTGGCTCTGAAATATATTTTTGTGGAACATAACTTTTTTTGGCGGGAATTACCCGAAGCTCATCTACAGTGTTTACATTATTGATGATGCCTTTGGCGTCGGACGGCGAATTGCTGCCGGACAGTTCATTTTCCGGTACCTGATAAGCCTGCGCTTTTTGGCGTTCCTCATAAATCCGCAGCTCTTCAGGGGAAAGATTTTGAATTTTTTTCTGAAATTCACCCAGTTTGCGCCTGGCTTTCAGCTCTTTATAGGTGCTGTAGGTCTTCACAATGGCGATCAGCAAACCCACGAGAACCGGAAGCAAAATAAGCACCAGGGTAATCTGAATCCCCGATTCACCAAAAATTGAATTATTCATATAGAATTATTAAGCGGTAAAAATGACCTTTATTTCAGTAAAAAAACTAGCGCTTCAGAAAAGTGATTCCGTCGGAAACCTGTTCTGCTAAAGACCTCAACGAGGTTGATTCCAAAGTCTCGCGCATTTCGTCGCGAATCAGTCTAAATTTAAAGTGCAGCGGGCATGGTTTTTCCACATCGCATTTCCTAAGGCCCAGCGTGCAGTTTTCAAAAATCCCGTCTCCGTCCATCGCTAAAACGATGTTTAGAAGTGAGATTTTTTCTAAATTATCCAAGGCAATCGAAAAACCACCAGTCGGACCTTTAAAAGAAGAAATAATGTCTGTCCGGGTGAGTTTCTGTAAAATTTTCGCCATAAAAGCTGGCGGAGAATCAGTATGTTTAGCAACCTCTATTAAGCTTACTTTTCGGTTTTTGAGTGAATTTTTTGCCACATAGATAGAAGCCCGAATTCCGTATTCGCATGATTTTGAAAACATAAACTTTTTCCTTGTAACAAATGTAGAAAATAATTTAATAAAAGACAACATGGTCCTTTATTATTTTTAAATAAAATTTGAGAAAATTTTCGGTGCTAAAGAGGTTTAAATTTCGAAAAAAAAATTCAGTCATTGTTGAATTTAAATTCAAAATCAAAAAAAACCGCCGAAGAGCAGGGAATTTTTTTTAAATAAATATAAATCTGAAAAATTTGCCGTTTTAAGCGGTTATTTTTCGAAAATAAAAAACCACAGAAAATTTCTGTGGTTTAAGTAAATATCTGGTTTAAAACTTACGCTTCGCAACTTGAGCAGGTAACAAAATTCACCATCAATTCTTTTGAAACGGAAGAACTTCTTTGATAATACAGTGATTTTACGCCTTTTTTCCAGGCTTCGATGTAGAGATAATTTACATCTTTCACCGGCATCGTGGATGGAATCTGCAAATTCAGGGATTGTCCCTGATCGATGTATTGCTGTCTTTGCGCGGCCTGTGAAATAATTTCCATCGGAGAAATTTCGCGGAAGGTTTTGAAAACCGCTTTTTCTTCATCACTCAATTCCTCCAAATTCTGTACAGAACCGTGATTCAGCATAATGGTTCGCCAGGTATCTTCATTATCGATGCCTTTTTCCTGAAGCAAAGTTGCGAGGTACTTATTTTTGCGCATAAAATTTCCTTTCGCAAGGCCCGCCTTATAATAATTGGACGCAAACGGCTCAATGCCAGGCGATGTCTGACCTAAAATCGCGGAACTGGAAGTTGTCGGTGCAATGGCCATCGTTGTGGTATTTCGCAAGCCGTAACCTTTCAATAATTCCGGTTCTCCGTAAATATTTGCCAATTCCTGGGAAGCTAAAATCGACTGTTCCTTAATCTGACGGAACGCGCGCGCGTTGAATTGCGTAGCTTCAAAACTTTCAAACGGAATCATATTTTTTTGCAGGTAAGAATGGTAACCCAAAACGCCCAAACCAAGCGCTCGGTGGCGCAGCGCAAAATTACGTGGGCCGGTGAGGTAATAATTTCCTTCCGTTTTTTCGATAAATTCCGATAAAACAGCGTCCAAAAAGTAAATCGCCAGTTTCACCGCGTTGGTATCTTTCCACTCGTCGTAGAGCTCCAAATTCATGGAGGAAAGGCAGCAGATAAACGATTCTTCGGCGCTGGATGGCAACATGATTTCCGAACATAAATTACTCGCGTTCACCGGCATGCCGAGGTCTTTGTAAACCTGCGGTTTATTGCGGTTCACATTGTCGGTGAAGAAAATGTAAGGCAAACCTTTCTGTGCGCGGCTTTCCAGCACGCGTGCCCAGATTTTTCGCTTGTCCATATCACCATCGATCATGTCCTGCATCCAGTAATCCGGAACGCAAATTCCGGTAAAAAGGTTCTGGATCGGACTTCCAATATCTTTAATCGACAAAAATTCTTCGATGTCGCCGTGATCAATGTCGAGATACGCCGCAAAAGCGCCGCGACGCACGCCACCTTGGGAAACCACATCCATGGCGGTGTCGTACAATTTCATGAAAGAAACGGCGCCGGAAGATTTTCCGTTGTCGGTTACAGCCGTTCCACGGTTGCGGAGTTCGCCGAAATAGCCGGATGTTCCACCACCAATCTTGGTCTGCATGATGACTTCACCGAGTTTATGCGTAATTCCTTCGATATTATCGGGCACGTGCACATTGAAGCAGGAGATCGGCAAACCTCTTTCTGTTCCCATATTTGCCCAAACCGGCGAGGAAAAGCTGATCCAACCTTTGCGGATCATTTCCTCAAAAGCGGGCTGCAGTTCCGGTTTATAAAGTCTTTTTGCGGCTGCGGTAGTAATCCGCAGGATGGCGCCATCGACGGTTTCACCTTTCAGCAAATAGCCGCGGTTGAGCATTTGCTCGGACTCTTCATTCAGCCACCAAATTTTAGCTTGTTCTTCCATATCTAGACTTTGTTATTTAGGTCGCTCACTATAGAAGCAATTTTTTCAGAATTAAAGGCTATGTCAACTATTTTCTCCTCAATTAATTCGGAACTTTTATCTGCCGGCATATCATCATAAATGTTTCCCAACCTTTTGTGAATTTTTTCAGCCATTTCGTAGTTTGATCGTAAGAGATCAATAATAGTATCTAATTTTTCTTCCATAATTTAAAATTTAATGGTATTGAGTTCTTCAATGGTTCTTTATAAATTGCTGCCGGTTCGCGCCCCGACTTGAGTGGAGCTCTTTTTTCTTTTGCAAAAAGAAAAAAAGCGGGAACGGAAGGCGGAAAAGGCGCCCAAATAACTTAAAATAAATCGTTCTCTGTGATGCTTTTATCGTGTTTCGTGTAATCTACAGGTCTTTTTGCGAAGAAATCGTCCATTGAATTGGCGAAAACCTCTTCTTCAAACCATACCATCGGGCGGTATTGCTCGGGAGAAATATTGTAGCGCGTCGCCATATTGATTTTCTTCAAACTGTCGTCTACACGGAATTTCATAAAGTTCAAAAGGTTTTCTTTCGAAACGTTATCAATCTCACCCATTTCGAAAATCCAGTCCAGAATTTCCTCTTCTACATCGATGGAATGATCGACTAAGGTGTAAATATCTTCGATATCTGAATCCGTCAATAATTCCGGTTGCTCCTGACGGATTTTATTGATGAGGTAAATGCCGGCGTTGGCGTGAATCTGCTCATCAACGGAAGTCCAGGCGATGATGTTGGAAACATTTTTCATGTAACCTTTAAAGCGCGTGAACGATAAAATAATGGCGAACTGCGAGAATAGCGAAACATTTTCTATCAAAATGCTGAAAAGCAAAAGCGAGGAAACGTATTCTTTCGGCGTAGTGGAATTGGCATGACGCAAAACGTTGGAAAGAAAATCAATTCTTTTCTTGATGGCCGGAATTTCCACCACCTGACTGAACAAATCGTTATAACCCAAAACTTCGAGCAGGCGCGAATACGCTTCCGAGTGGCGAAATTCACATTCTGCGAAAGTGGCGCCTAAACCGTTGAGTTCCGGCTTCGGCATGTGGTTGTAAAGATTTCCCCAGAAAGTTTTTACCGAAACTTCAATCTGCGCAATGGCTAAAAGCGCATTTTTGATGGCGTTTTTTTCGTGTGGCTCCAGCTGTGACTGGAAATCCTGTACGTCGGCCGTAAAATCAACTTCTGAGTGCACCCAAAAGGATTTGTTGATGGCCTCAACAAACTGAAGAACCTCAGGATATTCAAATGGTTTATATCCTACTCTCTTTTCAAAAATTCCCATAATTCGTTTATTTTTAATTCGGTTTCTATAAAACCGAACATGGTATCTTGTTAATATTTAATGATTTAATGCAGAAACGCAGCGTAAAAACAGTGCGCTTCGCAGGAACTGCCATCTCTACAAAAATAGAGAATGCAGAGCGATATCGAAAGCTGCAGCGTGACATAAGTGCCCAATTTAGCTGAAAAGTTTTCCACATTCACACAGACAGCGCACTGTTAAAGGCTTTGGATGTGGTGAATAAAAATTCCGACCAATTCAGGGCTTTTTTTGCTAAACAGCGTTGAGAGGTTTTACGTAATGATAACAGGTTTCGATTAAACACCCAAATTTTTTTGCTACAAAATTGACCAAATTTCGAACAAAAAAAATCCCCAATAATAATTGGGAATTTAGTTTAAAGCTATTTTTTAAAAATATGCTCAAATAGCGGCAAATTTTTATTAGCGTGTTGCCTGCCAGAAGGTCCACTGCGTACCGTTGAAAACAGCAAGCTGCTTGTTTACAGTATCATAAGCCATCATTCCGGCAGCCGGATTTTTAATGTTCAGATGCGGAAGTGCAACTCTTGGTAAAATCATGGCTTTATCCGTGTCCGATAAAACTAGAATACCAGTTGTATCGTCGTTCGTATTGGCACCAATAATGGTTTTAGCTCTGACGTTTTCGTCTTTATTCTGCTGAATAGAAACATCTACCGCATTGGTTTTTGTAGCCGGACCGGTAAGATCTCTCCAGTTTCCCGCTTCGCGGAATTTCATAATTTTATCAGAAGGATCCATGATGAAAGTTCCATCGGAAATATCCGTCATGCTTGAGGCAGCAACGTAAGGAATAACAATTCCTTTGTTTTGGTGGTCCCCAAACTCCAGTGAAACTGACGCATTTGTAGGAGCTGTTTTTGGCCCTGGCTCAATAATAACTTGTGATAAAGCAAAGGCAGGTATGGCGGTCATCAAAATTGATGTAAGTATTTTGTTCATAATAAATGTGTTTTAAAAGATCAGAGACTATTAATTAGGACATGCAGGAGTGGTGAAACAAGACCAGCCTGTATTTGCCGGATTTGCAAGGTCTACCACGTAAAGCTTCAGACATTTTGCAGTGGTGTCGTAAGCCATCATACCATCTACTGCGTTGCCTGCTGTTGCAATGGCATTCAGCTGAGCAGTCGTCAATCTGTTAATAACAAAACCTTTTGTGTTTGATTCTAGAACCGTGTAAGCACTTTCTCTGACCATCGGCCAGTTGTCGCCATTAACAGCTCCAGCTCTTTTTAGGGAAGTGATTCCGTGAACTGAAGGATGTTTGGTGGTATCCAAGGCCGGATCTTTGAAGCAACCGCTGCAAAGTGGATCGCCTGCCGCTAAAACTTCAACGTTGATAATCTGATCCGCGGATACCTCAAAACCCATTGTGGAAAGATAAGATACCTCAACCTTAAATACATGCGTTCCGGGTGTAGTAAGGGTAACATTTAAATTTGCTGTACTATCTGTATAGGTAGTGGTTGTGGAACCATTTACGGAGGTCCAGACATAGGTTTTCGGAACTAAAGCATCAGCTGTAGAAATAAAACCGCTGAAATCTGAGACAAGTGTAATCGGTTTATTTACACATACCGGATTTGGACTTGCACTAAGAGCCGCGTTTAAGGAACCGCCACCACAGCTTAAATCAGAAAATTTATACTCTGGAGAAGAGCTATAACTTGTTGCATATACGTGCTCAGAAGCGCCGTCAACAAAAACAATTTTTTGAAGTAAATTCGTAGCTGAACTTGCAGGCTGCAAAAGATTTAGACCAACTAAACAATTAGTAGGGATATCCTTATATTTAAGCTCAATAGTTGCCCCTTTTTTCAATTTTAAGGTTGAATTGGGAGAAAATCTAACAATACCACCTAAAACTATCAAATCCTGATTGTTTCCCAAGAGACTTAGCGACGACAAACTTGAAAGTTGAAGCCTGCCATATGTAGCCGTTCCACCGTTAGTTGACGGAATTTGATCTGCTAATACATAAAGGTTTCCGAAATAATAAACTTGGTTTCCTGTTACAGATACAGTTGCACCAGGAGAAATACTAGCACTATAGTTCGCAGGTGTAATTGATGTCGTGCCTTTACCGGGATATTCAGTAATGGTATCCTCCCAAATCGAACCGTTATAAATTTGCCAGATTGCCGGATCCGTCCATGTACCAATCACTGCGGCTTTTGTTCTGAAATCACCAATTTGTGGTGTGGGCGGTGTAATTGTTTGTGCTGAAACGAAGCCAGCCATCGCTAAAAATAGAATCAGTAAAAATTTAAATTTCATAAGTGTGTGTTTTAAAATTAAAGAAGTAGTTTTTCATTTTCATCATTGTATTTTTTGTCATTTGTCCATAAAAAAATAGTTTAACCTGGTAAATATAATATATATTAGTGAAACAAAAAAAATCAAACAAAGCGTTTCGGCGCTTCCAAAAATTCTTCCAAATAATTATTCAATAAAATATTTCATTTAAACAAATCAGCCTTCAAAGCTAAAAACCCGCTTAAGCAGAGTATCTTGCCAAAATACCCGATTGAAATAGAATAAAAATCTTTTTAACCAAGGTTTCACGTTGTAAATTCATCTTAACGATGATTTTTTAAACACCAAATTTCTCCCGCTTAAAAAACTTTTGTTAACTAAATTTCTAAAAATAAAAATTCAAAAAAATGAGCTTTTAGCAGGTTATTTTTTTCCGTTTTGCTAATGTTATATCCAACCATTTGTTACGCCCTAATAATGGCAATTTTTCAAAATCACCAAAATTTGCCGTCCGCGGAATTTGCCTCACGATTTTTCCCATAAATCCTCGTAACAAATAATGCGCCGTAATGTTGTAACAAAGCAAATAATTTTAACACTTATTATAATAAATAAATCCCGCAAGCCAAATGCTAGTAATCAAGGATCTCAACAAGTCGTACGACACCGGCAAAAGCAAACTTCACGTGCTGAAAGGTATTAACCTGAGTATCAACGAAGGCGAATTCGTTTCTATCATGGGAAGTTCCGGCTCGGGGAAATCTACCTTGCTGAATATTATTGGGATTTTGGACGAAAAAGATTCCGGAATTTATGAGCTGGATGGCATTCCCATTGAACATCTTAATGAAGTTAAAGCAGCCGAATACCGCAGTAAGTTTTTAGGTTTTATTTTCCAGTCCTTTAATTTAATTGGCTACAAAACCGCGCTGGAAAACGTTGCGCTTCCACTCTACTATCAAAATGTACCGCGGAAAGAACGCAATGCGCGCGCGCTGGAATATCTGGCAAAAGTAGGACTCGCAGACTGGGCTTCGCATTTGCCCAACGAACTTTCCGGCGGGCAGAAACAGCGTGTAGCCATCGCAAGAGCTTTAATTACCAATCCCAAAGTAATTCTTGCCGATGAGCCTACGGGCGCTTTGGATTCCAAAACCACCTATGATATTATGAAACTTCTGCAGGAAATTAACCGCGAAGGAAAAACCGTAATTGTGGTTACGCACGAACCTGATGTCGCCGCCGAAACCAAAAGAAATGTCATCCTGAAAGACGGAATCATCGAAAGTGACGAATTTATCACCCAAAGAGTTTTAGCTTAAAAAATATCCTGCTCTAAACCCAAATTTTTATAAAACTTATGTTTGACGTTGACCGCTGGAGAGAAATTTTTGAATCGATTCGCAGTAATGTTTTGCGGACCGTTCTTTCGGGCTTTACGGTCGCCCTGGGTTTGTTTATTTTCATCGTGCTTTTCGGCATCGGAAATGGTTTGAAAAACGCTTTTACCGAAGGTTTTGCGCGCGATGCAACCAATCTTATTTCCATTTCTACCGGCAAAACCACCATCGCTTTTGATGGTTTGCAAACTGACCGACAGGTTGTTCTACAAAATAAAAATTACGATAATATCACCAAAGAAGACCCAAAAAAAATAGAACATGCTTCGGCGCGCTACACCACCAGCATGCTGGTAAAGTATGGCAGAGAAAGCGGTTCTTATCAGGTCAACGGTTCAGATACCGATGAACCTTTTATTGAAAACCGAAAACTTTTAGACGGCAGATTTATTACCGAACGGGATATCGACTTACAGCAAAAAGTGGCGGTGATCGGCAGAATGGTTCAGCGCGATTTAATTAAAAACGGCTCGCCTGTCGGTCAGGATTTGGATTTAAACGGAACCATGTTTAAAGTAATCGGCGTGTTTTCCGACGACGGCGGTGATATGGACGAAAGGATGATCAGCATCCCGATTTCCACCTTGCAGCAGCTGAAAAAAGGTTCCGATACACTCAGCCGCATTTACATCACCTACGAACCCACAATGAAGCCCAAAGATGCCATTGCGTACAGTGATAATCTCGAAAAAAAGCTCAAAAAAGACCTGAAAATTTCTCCCGACGATGAAAATGCACTGCGCGTAAGCAACAATGCACAAAACCTCGAGAAAACCTTTCAGTTCTTGCTGATCATCACTTTGATCGTTGGATTTATCGGCCTCGGAACTCTGCTGGCGGGCATCATCGGCATCAGCAATATCATGGTGTATATCGTAAAAGAAAGAACCAAAGAAATCGGTGTCCGAAAAGCCATTGGCGCAAAACCTTCGGCAATCGTTGCTTTAATTATTCAAGAAAGCGTTGTTATAACCGTGATTTCCGGAATTATCGGCGTGGCGCTGGGCGTTTTAACCTTAGCTTTAATCGGCGACAGTTTAGAAAAATATTTTATCAAAGATCCAAGCGTTGGTTGGGGTTTAATCATCGTTGCTTTTTTCTGCCTGGTCATTGCCGGCCTTATTTCAGGCTTCGTTCCCGCTTTTAAAGCAAGTAAAATCAAACCAATTGAAGCGCTGAGAACTGAATAGAATTTAATTAAATAAAATACCCCGCTTAAAGACCATTTTTTTTTTAAAAAGTTATAAAACCAAATTGCAGCTAAAAACCGAAAAATGAATATCATTTTTAAAATTGATACCTGGCAGGAGATTTATCATTCCCTTCGGAATAATAAACTTCGGACTTTTCTCACCATGATTGGTGTGGGCTGGGGCATGTTTCTATTTGTGGCACTTCTGGGCGCTGCAAAAGGTATGGAAAACGGTTTTGACAAAGCTTTTGCAGGTTTTGCCACCAACTCCATCTTTCTTTGGGCACAAAACACGACGATTCCTTACGATGGTTTTCCGAAAGGCCGGAAAATGGATTTGCATTTACCGGACATTGATGTTTTAAAGCAAAGAATTCACGATATCGATTATATTTCGCCGCAAACTTCACGCGGAAATTTCGGCAGCGCAGGCGAACTTTTTTCCCGAAACGGCAAAAATGAAACCTACACCTTAAACGGCGATTTTCCCGTCGGAAATAAGATTTCTGAAAAAAAGCTCATTTTTGGCCGGTATATTAATGATGCCGACATCAACCAAAATAAAAACGTCATCGTCATCGGCGAAGCTATTTATAAAAACTTCTTCGATGCTAAGAAAAACGAAAACCCCATTGGTAAAACTGTTACTGTAAAAGGTTTGTTTTTTAATGTGATTGGCGTTTTCCGCGTACAGCAGCAAGGCGGAAATATGGGCAGCGACGATTCCGCTTACATCCCTTTCACGACTTTTACCAAAATGTATAACAACGGTGACAAAGTAGGTTTTTTCGCGATTGTCGGCAAAGATAATGTGGATTTGAATGTGCTTGAAAACACGGTAAAAGACGAGCTTAAAGCCAAGTATCATGTTTCACCGGACGATACCAACGCGTACGGAAGTTTTAATCTCGGTAAACTCTTTGGCAAGCTCACCGGATTTTTAACCGGAATGCAGCTTCTAACCATCGTGGTAGGAACTTTAACCATATTGGCCGGCGTTATCGCCATCTCCAATATTTTGCTCATTACCGTAAAAGAGCGGACAAAAGAAATTGGGATCCGGCGCGCTTTAGGTGCAAAACCCGCAGAAGTGCGCAATCAGATTTTGTTGGAAAGTGTGGTCATCACCATAACTTCCGGCTTACTGGGCTTTATTTTCGGAATTTTCCTGCTGATGATCCTAAATTCAGTCACTGCAGGCCAGGACGAATTCCCTTTCTACAACCCGACCGTAAACTATGGTGAAGTTTTCGCCGCCATGGCGGTGATGGTTTTCCTTGGTTTGGTCATCGGCATGATTCCAGCGCAGCGCGCCGTAAAAATAAAACCTATCGAAGCTTTACGCACAGAATAAATTTAATAACCATTAGCACCAATTATATGAAGAAGAAATTCACCGCAAAAAAAATAATTTACATCGTTCTCGGCCTTGTACTTTTATTTGCACTTGCAAAAGGGGTTGGATACCTCATCAATTCAAATTCCAAAAAAAGTGAACAGTTTCTTACCAAAAAAGCAGTTGTTCAGGACATGGACGAAAAAGTTTTGGCAACCGGAAAAATTGTTCCGCGCGAGGAAATTGAAATCAAACCAAATATTTCCGGTATTATCGACAAAATTTTGGTAAGTGAAGGTGATAAGGTGGTGGCGGGTCAGCTGGTGGCAACCATCCGTATTGTACCGAGCATTCAGAACGTAAATGCCGCCACGCAGGAAATAAATAATGCCAATCTACAGATCAGCAACGCGCAAATCAACGTGGCACAACAGCAAAAGCAGTTCGCCATGCAACAGCAACTGTATTCACAAGGCGTAATTTCCAAACAGGAATATATCGCCGCGCAACAGCAGCTGCAATCTACACAGCAGGTTCTCCGCAACGCGCAGCAACAAAGACAAACCGCGCAGAAAAACCTTCAGATCGCGAAAACCGGCGCAACTCCGGAATTGGCAGGTTTGGCGACAACACAAATCCGTTCCAAAGCAAACGGAACCGTTTTGGAAGTTCCCGTAAAAGTTGGAAGTCAGGTAATTGAAGCCAATTCCTTTAACGCTGGAAGCACCATTTGCTCCATCGCAGATTTGAATTCCCTTATTTTCCAGGGAACCATCGACGAAGCGCAAGCCGGAAAATTAAAAGAAGGCATGGAAATGAATATCGTCATCGGTGCTTTACAAAACAAAACCTTTCCGGGTCGGGTCACCATGATCGCGCCAAAGGGAAAAGAAGAAGCCGGAACAATAAAATTTCCTATTGAAGGCGATGTTTTCAACAAAACCAATGAATATATCCGCGCTGGTTTTTCCGCTAATGGTGAAATTATCTTGAGCTCCAAGAAAAACGCTTTACTTTTGGATGAATCTTTAATTCAGTATGAAAAAGTTAACGGCCGCGACAATCCTTTTGTAGAAGTGAAACAACCGGATGGGAAATTTAAAAAAGTAAATGTAAAACTCGGTGCCAGCGACGGAATCAATGTTCAAATTCTTTCCGGAATTACGAAAAACGACGAGGTGAAAGTTTGGAATCCTTCGGACAAAGACAAAGAAGCGCTCAAAGAACAGCAGGCAAAATAAATCAGGAAATTCCGGCCAAAACGGTCGGAATTTTTTGTTTTTCCTTCCGCACCAGCAGCATTAAATTCAAAAATAACAGCAGCAAATCCAGCGTAATCCAAATCGCGGTTTTGATGTTGTCTAATTTCAGTGCTTCAATTTTAAGATTTGCAATGTCCGCAAATTTTGCGCTTTGAACGATGTAATTTTGCACTTCGATGATTTGGTCTTCGTTTTTATTTGGAACAAAATGCTGTGAAAAATAGACGAGTTTTTTCGCGCCCATATAACCGGCGATCCAATATTCATTGGAATCCTGCATGGTAAGATAATCAATTCGGTAAAAATTATTCCGGATTTTTCCAATGTGCTTGGTTTCGTATTTTGTGTCTTCATCGCTCGTATTGTTGATTTTAACCAGATAAAAATCCAGCGGAAACGGCAATTTATTGATGAGTTGAAGCGTGATGGAATTCTCGCGAAACTGATAGGTACTTTTCTGAATAAAAAGATAAATAAAGGCAGCGGCGGTCACCACTACAATCGCGATCCTGTACACTTTTGCCCACAGGGCAAACTGCCCGCTTTTAATAACAGAAAAAAGCAGCGCTAAAGAAAGCGCGAGCGCGAGCAAAAAGAAGAAATAAAACATGGCGTAAAGATAAATAAAATTAGGTTTCAGCCACCGAAAACTTCATTTTTACGGGTTATTCAACATTCCATTCGCGGTAAAACTGCTCCAGAAAACCGAGCATAAAAATATGCCGCTCTTCGGCCATTTTTTTTCCTTTTTCCGTGTTCATTAAATCTTTCAGCAGCAGCAGTTTTTCATAAAAATGATTGATGGTGGTGCCGTTTGATTTTTTATATTCCTCTTTGGTTTGCCCAATCGCCGGCGGAATTTCGGGATGATACATCAGATTATTTTTGAAGCCGCCAAAATTAAAAGTGCGCGCAATTCCAATGGCGCCGATGGCGTCAAGGCGGTCTGCATCCTGAACGATTTGCAATTCGATAGGAAAAATATCGGGCATTTCCTGTCGATTTTTGAAAGATATATTTTTAATGATGAACAAAACCTGCTCAATAATTTCCTCTGAAACAATTTCACCTTGCAGAAATTCACGCGAAATTTTTAGTGCAAGGTCTTCATCACCGTCGTGAAATTTCGGATCGGCGATA encodes the following:
- a CDS encoding RrF2 family transcriptional regulator, which produces MFSKSCEYGIRASIYVAKNSLKNRKVSLIEVAKHTDSPPAFMAKILQKLTRTDIISSFKGPTGGFSIALDNLEKISLLNIVLAMDGDGIFENCTLGLRKCDVEKPCPLHFKFRLIRDEMRETLESTSLRSLAEQVSDGITFLKR
- a CDS encoding ribonucleoside-diphosphate reductase subunit alpha; translation: MEEQAKIWWLNEESEQMLNRGYLLKGETVDGAILRITTAAAKRLYKPELQPAFEEMIRKGWISFSSPVWANMGTERGLPISCFNVHVPDNIEGITHKLGEVIMQTKIGGGTSGYFGELRNRGTAVTDNGKSSGAVSFMKLYDTAMDVVSQGGVRRGAFAAYLDIDHGDIEEFLSIKDIGSPIQNLFTGICVPDYWMQDMIDGDMDKRKIWARVLESRAQKGLPYIFFTDNVNRNKPQVYKDLGMPVNASNLCSEIMLPSSAEESFICCLSSMNLELYDEWKDTNAVKLAIYFLDAVLSEFIEKTEGNYYLTGPRNFALRHRALGLGVLGYHSYLQKNMIPFESFEATQFNARAFRQIKEQSILASQELANIYGEPELLKGYGLRNTTTMAIAPTTSSSAILGQTSPGIEPFASNYYKAGLAKGNFMRKNKYLATLLQEKGIDNEDTWRTIMLNHGSVQNLEELSDEEKAVFKTFREISPMEIISQAAQRQQYIDQGQSLNLQIPSTMPVKDVNYLYIEAWKKGVKSLYYQRSSSVSKELMVNFVTCSSCEA
- a CDS encoding ribonucleotide-diphosphate reductase subunit beta, whose translation is MGIFEKRVGYKPFEYPEVLQFVEAINKSFWVHSEVDFTADVQDFQSQLEPHEKNAIKNALLAIAQIEVSVKTFWGNLYNHMPKPELNGLGATFAECEFRHSEAYSRLLEVLGYNDLFSQVVEIPAIKKRIDFLSNVLRHANSTTPKEYVSSLLLFSILIENVSLFSQFAIILSFTRFKGYMKNVSNIIAWTSVDEQIHANAGIYLINKIRQEQPELLTDSDIEDIYTLVDHSIDVEEEILDWIFEMGEIDNVSKENLLNFMKFRVDDSLKKINMATRYNISPEQYRPMVWFEEEVFANSMDDFFAKRPVDYTKHDKSITENDLF
- a CDS encoding ABC transporter ATP-binding protein; translated protein: MLVIKDLNKSYDTGKSKLHVLKGINLSINEGEFVSIMGSSGSGKSTLLNIIGILDEKDSGIYELDGIPIEHLNEVKAAEYRSKFLGFIFQSFNLIGYKTALENVALPLYYQNVPRKERNARALEYLAKVGLADWASHLPNELSGGQKQRVAIARALITNPKVILADEPTGALDSKTTYDIMKLLQEINREGKTVIVVTHEPDVAAETKRNVILKDGIIESDEFITQRVLA
- a CDS encoding ABC transporter permease codes for the protein MFDVDRWREIFESIRSNVLRTVLSGFTVALGLFIFIVLFGIGNGLKNAFTEGFARDATNLISISTGKTTIAFDGLQTDRQVVLQNKNYDNITKEDPKKIEHASARYTTSMLVKYGRESGSYQVNGSDTDEPFIENRKLLDGRFITERDIDLQQKVAVIGRMVQRDLIKNGSPVGQDLDLNGTMFKVIGVFSDDGGDMDERMISIPISTLQQLKKGSDTLSRIYITYEPTMKPKDAIAYSDNLEKKLKKDLKISPDDENALRVSNNAQNLEKTFQFLLIITLIVGFIGLGTLLAGIIGISNIMVYIVKERTKEIGVRKAIGAKPSAIVALIIQESVVITVISGIIGVALGVLTLALIGDSLEKYFIKDPSVGWGLIIVAFFCLVIAGLISGFVPAFKASKIKPIEALRTE
- a CDS encoding ABC transporter permease yields the protein MNIIFKIDTWQEIYHSLRNNKLRTFLTMIGVGWGMFLFVALLGAAKGMENGFDKAFAGFATNSIFLWAQNTTIPYDGFPKGRKMDLHLPDIDVLKQRIHDIDYISPQTSRGNFGSAGELFSRNGKNETYTLNGDFPVGNKISEKKLIFGRYINDADINQNKNVIVIGEAIYKNFFDAKKNENPIGKTVTVKGLFFNVIGVFRVQQQGGNMGSDDSAYIPFTTFTKMYNNGDKVGFFAIVGKDNVDLNVLENTVKDELKAKYHVSPDDTNAYGSFNLGKLFGKLTGFLTGMQLLTIVVGTLTILAGVIAISNILLITVKERTKEIGIRRALGAKPAEVRNQILLESVVITITSGLLGFIFGIFLLMILNSVTAGQDEFPFYNPTVNYGEVFAAMAVMVFLGLVIGMIPAQRAVKIKPIEALRTE
- a CDS encoding efflux RND transporter periplasmic adaptor subunit, translated to MKKKFTAKKIIYIVLGLVLLFALAKGVGYLINSNSKKSEQFLTKKAVVQDMDEKVLATGKIVPREEIEIKPNISGIIDKILVSEGDKVVAGQLVATIRIVPSIQNVNAATQEINNANLQISNAQINVAQQQKQFAMQQQLYSQGVISKQEYIAAQQQLQSTQQVLRNAQQQRQTAQKNLQIAKTGATPELAGLATTQIRSKANGTVLEVPVKVGSQVIEANSFNAGSTICSIADLNSLIFQGTIDEAQAGKLKEGMEMNIVIGALQNKTFPGRVTMIAPKGKEEAGTIKFPIEGDVFNKTNEYIRAGFSANGEIILSSKKNALLLDESLIQYEKVNGRDNPFVEVKQPDGKFKKVNVKLGASDGINVQILSGITKNDEVKVWNPSDKDKEALKEQQAK
- a CDS encoding HD domain-containing protein is translated as MSEKLIQNTVNFVKEKLDGAEAGHDWFHIERVWKLSKKIAETENCNHEVVEFAALLHDIADPKFHDGDEDLALKISREFLQGEIVSEEIIEQVLFIIKNISFKNRQEMPDIFPIELQIVQDADRLDAIGAIGIARTFNFGGFKNNLMYHPEIPPAIGQTKEEYKKSNGTTINHFYEKLLLLKDLMNTEKGKKMAEERHIFMLGFLEQFYREWNVE